From the genome of Tachysurus fulvidraco isolate hzauxx_2018 chromosome 14, HZAU_PFXX_2.0, whole genome shotgun sequence:
TGCTTAGATCAGTATAATCCACACATTAATGAGATTTCATCATTTGCAGTGAGTCTCGCATCTCGCATTTCACACGTTTTACCTTTTAATGATCTCTCTCCCCCACCCTCTTactcttcccccctctctctccctccctcctccccctctctctccttcctctctctccctcctgtctctctcaccctctctccctctctcccactcactctctctctctccctctccctccctcctccctcctctctctctctctctcccctctccctcctctctctctctctctctctctctctcactctctctctccaactcCCTccaccacccccccaccccccgtaCTTTCTGTCCTCTGGCCTTTTCCCAGGAGTGCTTTCTCATCCCTTTTTGTTCAGATCCCATGGACAAgctcctcccttccttccttacttactctctctctctctccctgcctcCCTCTCTCCACCTCTCGCTCCTGTtcactctctccccctccctccatCTGGATCACTCCATCTGTGAGCTCAGTAGCAGTGTATCTCTCTGTCGTAAGGGGCAGCTTCATTCTCTGTTGCAGGATGTCGGGCCCTCGCACCAGCTCCGTACTGCTTCTCATCTGCGTGGCTTTAATCCAGAGTTCCCTGCTGGAGTCCAAGGTAACACAcgtaacacacacctcacacacacacacacacacacacacacatatttacgaTGATTATAAGCACAGCACGTTCTATGTCTGCAATCTCTTCACTGAGGTGTTTACGAGGTCTCTAAGAGGAATGTAGCAGTGGCTTTACATCCTTATAATAATTTCTTTCGTTTACTATTCGCTTAATATCCAATACTACAGAATTATGTTACTAATGATCTGTGTTAGATCATAATGACTGTACTGTGCATGTCCAGTGTTGTTTTTCGTTATCAGCGTCTAAACATTCACAATGTTGTCAAAAAACAATGTACTCCAAGTATTCtccatattaataataataataatcatcatcgtcatcatcatcatcatcattattattattattattattattattattattattaatactaacaacaacaacaacaataataacaataatatttattattattattattattattattattattattattattattattattattattatgaagacgatgatgataatgattatgATGACACAGCTATGTGACCATCTGGTCGAAGGTGTTCGTTTGTGCTGGATATTTGACTTGCGAGGTGAAGTAAACGCACCCACATTCATCACCACGCCACACAGCCGTGTCGCCTCATAAAGACTGGAAAGATCTCTGAGCCAAGCTGCTTGTTTTCCAGCAAACACAAATGCACGCAGGTTATAAAGGCACGTGATCCTGAatttacacactattacaatGAGTGTTAAATATCAAGCCCCCGGGCTATTAATGATTAACAGGATTGCTTGTTTTTCtcaaaaaggaacaaaataGATGATcctcctgtttgttttatggatGCTAGGTATCACAAAGTAATCTCCGAGcagggaaaaacaaacacaatttcGTGTTCAGCGATGCCTGATAGATAAGAGTGATGATTTATGCAGCTCTGTTTAATAGCCTCGAGCATAAGCACAGAAAGGGAAACGACGTCAGTGCATTTTAGAACCATTAATGCGTTTACAGTTAAAATCGACAGGTTAGATGACTAAAAATTAGAAAACACaggtttttatatgtatttatcagGATTATGCCTCGTATTATCTTGTATATATCTGCGAGACTCAGCCAAGGTCAAGGATGGAGcaagattcttttttttcctgcaataaaatactaatttatttaaaaatacccATCATTAGAATGTCACTATATGTTGCTCTGTTACGAAGTGCTATTTATTAAGCAATTATCCAAGCAGGTGTCAAAAGTGCAATGTATAATATCATGCATAATGTTCACATCTATATAGTAACCTAGAAAAATATCATCATGTTTATGGGCTGGTTTAAACTGGCTTGCTGCTAGCAAGACAAAAATATTCAGTGAGCAGCGGATCTGCAGGTAGAAACACCTCGCTGATGCGGGAGGTCAGAGGAGAAGGTTAAGAGTGATTGAGCCTGACAGGAAAGAGCTCAAATAAGCACTCTGTGGCACAATGTGGTGAGCTGAAAcacatctcagaacacacaatagACTGTAATTAAGATAGATGCAGATGAGCAACATTGGGTTTCAGTCCCATCAGCCAAAAACAGGAATCTGATGTACAGAATCACTAAAACATCTTGGAAAAAGCTTGGTTGGTCTAAAGAAACCCCGATTTTTGCTGCAGCATGCAGATGTTAGCATCAGCAGCAGCATGAATGCATGGGCCCAACCTACATTGTTCTTGGTGGAGGTGGTGAAATGGTGTCTGGATTGTTTCCTTGGCACACAATGGGCCTGACGGTGTGTAAAACCTTATGGCTGAAATGTATCTTATAATCCAGTAGGATCAAGTCAGGAAGCAACCTCAAACTGGTTCCATGTATATTCTACGGCATTGACTTTTTCAGCTTACTTCATTGGCCTCCTCAGTCACCTCGTCTGAGCTCAGTACTGCACCTGTAATGTGTGGTAGAGCAGAAGATTTGCTGCATGCATGTAGTAATGCATCTTATAAATCTTCTGCAATTATGTGATGCAATCATGCAACATGTGTTACCccagaatctcaaaggaatgTTGTGGATTCCATGCTGTGAAGAATTGAAGAATTCccatttaaagaaataaagtgatAAAATATGTTAGATCAACATAAAAAAGTAAGAAACAAGGTCCATGTGCAAACGATACACAATCGAGTAGAAAAGCTCGGAGCTGCTGTACGATCTAATTAGCTACACATATTCCGTCACGAGCCGAGGAGCCGTGCTGTCATGGCAACAGCTTCAAGTGGGctaaacacagatacacacactgatgaatGCAGTGAGGTAATAGTGCACATATACTTATACTTCTTTCATTCTCACTTAATCTTCATCCATGGAAACAGCTGGCTGACATTTTCACTcttcaaatataataataataaacataatggtaaacataaaaataataataataaacataataatcataatgatactaataataataataataagaagaagaagaagaagaagaagaagaagaagaagaagaagaagaagaaacgtaataataataaaaaaacaacaataataaaaaacaacaacaataataataataattattattattattagtagtagtagtactagtagtagtagtagtaatgacgttgttaataataataataataataataataataataataataaacattttacattgtaATTACTGTAAATGTCATTCTCACTCTAATACCAATATAGTATATCTATTTTCTTTTCCCTACTACATCAATATCACAGCTTCAATCTGTGCAATTAAATCTGATCCAATACAATCTAGAGTCCTGGGTCAGTATTAACTCTGTTAGGCGTTCAGTATCATCTCAACACATCCCCAGTCAACACCTATGAGGatgaaatgtcattttatcGTGTTTTTAAATTCATGTCAGCTTCATAACCCTTATAGAAAATCTTTACAAAATAACGGAACGTTCCAGAAGAACTGGATTCAGAAGTAGTACAAAGTTCAACTAATAAGCAACTTTGTGACCCTGTGAAGGAAAAGCGGTaaagaagatggatggatggatggaaggaaacTAATATTTCCTTTGGTGTTCATTTTCATAACTAAGCAAACACTTACAGATGGTGATTGTAGtaataattattaacattttgcaATTTTACAGACATTCCAGATGGTGTTTTTGGTCATAAATTGATCTAATGCTTTGGTGTCATTCCATATCTGTTAAACAAATGACTCAGATGAGaggaaacacagtgtgtgtgcagtaagtCGCTCAATCGCTTCTGTGAGATACGATAGAGAAATGTAGTATCGTTACtctgtgaagaaaagaaaggaaggaaggcaaGAAGGAAGgtagaaaggaaggaaggaaaaaaccctaaaggaaaaaggaaagaaggcAGTGTATAAAGtggaaaaatctaaaaatatattttgtgagTTTATATTCTGGCTGGTTATCGTAATGGCTTTAGTTAATGATGTATTAAATGTGCAATCATAATGTCACACTGTCAGGATTTTATTAACCTCCGTTAcagatcttttctttttttgttatttgaatTACTGTGAAAATGGTGATGATGCTCCTCAGCCCCAGATGCAATGAAGTCATTTTTCCCTTAATTATGGTTTGAGAGGTTATCTAGACATTGATGTGATTGCAGTACatgcaaaagagagagagagagagagagagagagagagagagagagagagagagagagagagagagagagagagagagagagatttctcatactgtatacatagtGATCAACGTGGATAGGAAGCCAGGACTGGGATGAAATATATGAACAGATGGAACTTAGTgtacattcacaaacacacacacacacacacacacacacacacacacacacacacacacacacacacacacacacacacacacacaagtattttATTTGCGAGGAACCGTCGTCATCGTGCACCAGAGTGACTCACCAGTGACTCACACGCTGCCTCCTTCTCTACACCTCCATACGTCAGTTTAGTGTGATGCTTGctctattatttaaaatgtctgaCTTTATCTGACTTTATGGACAGACTACACACAACTCCGATGTGTCTTctgcattaatattaattatttatttatttttaaacacgtCTCACACGCCGCCCTGTTTGAAAGCTTGTTTATTTCAGTTCCACACAAATTTAATGAACGTTTTGTGAATCATCGTCATTTGTTAATGACTTGAAGGAAAGCGATccataaatgaaaacaaagattAGATTAGCCATTCAATTAGTACAAAAGTAATGGCGCCTTATAAAAGGAGGACGAGCGCGTGCGTGTCCGTGGCGGAGCTGCATTAAGGATGATTTAGTACACAGATATTTTAAAGCTTATTCAAGAACTACTGAATTATTTAGTGCTGTGGGTGAAAACCGGTAGTGAAGGATTTGTAGATCAGAGAATGAAGGCTGTAAATCTGGACCCTGATTTTTCCTGCAAAAGGTTTATTTGAACTCGCTGAGGTTTTAACATCTCggtatttcaaatattttcctGAGGCTCACGCATTTCTGTACCCAGGCTGTGAAAAATGAGACTAATGAAACGTTTCCTCCTGTAAATCACAGGCTCAGACTCACAGGCTATGTGTgatgtaataatttattttgctttgaGACGCAATATTGGATTTAAACCCACTGAAGCGTGGtgcaggctgtgtgtgaggATCAGCAGCGTGGGTGTGGATGAGGAGGTGACAAGGTGAGGGAGGTGTAAAAGAGGCTAATTTCaggtgaaacaaacaaacaaacaaacaaacaaaaagtaaaacaaaaataaaagagagaaaataaataaataaataaataaataaatgcattaacaaaatagaaagaaagaaagaaagaaagaaagaaagaaagaaagaaagaaagaaagaaaaagataaataatatgGTAagaaaaactaacaaacaaaatggaacacacaaaaaaaggaaaaaaggaataaacaaaaagaaaagaaagaaagaaagaaaggatgaaaataaataagtaactgaacaaacaaacaaacaaataaataaataaataaataaataaataaataaagagaaagataaTAGTCTTCATAATAGAAGAtacataaaaatgaatgtttaaaagaaacacaaagcaagaaagaaagaaagaaagaaagaaagaaagaaagaaagaaagaaagaaagaaagaaagaaagaaagaaagaaagaaaacactttaCAAAAACTTTGGTTACTAATGTGTTAAAAGTGTAATTATAACATTGCACTGTTAGGATTTTATTAACCTCCGTTACAgaagatcttttttttctggcatGTAAACAGTCCAGTGCACATGGTGctcaaactcactcactcactcattttctaccgcttatctgaacttctcgggtcacggggagcctgtgcatatctcaggcgtcatcgggcatcgaggcaggatacactctggacggagtgccaacccatcgcagggcacacacacacacactctcattcactcactcacacacacacacacacacacacacacacacacacacacacacacacacacacacacacacacacacacacacacacacactacgaacaattttccagagatgccaatcaacctaccatgcatgtctttggaccgggggaggaaaccggagtacccggaggaaaccccgaggcacggggagaacatgcaaactccacacaaacaaggtGTAGGCGGGAATGGAACcccgatcctggaggtgtgaggcgaacgtgctaaccacttagctaccgtgccccccccccccatcgtGCTCAAAGGGTGCTCAAAGggtttaaatgaaattttagtTTTCCTTTTAATACTAATGCTTTTTTACTGCTCTTTATTCTCCTGACCATACAACATGACCGTATTGAGAAAATCCCAACTGTGGAAATGTTTCACTACGAGACTGTCACTAGAGTTTAATGAATTTCCACTATGAAATCTGACACTCATGAAAGAGCCACACAGCTCGGTGCAGCATTTGTGTTCATGATCCAGCCTTCTCTCTGAATCAGGAGTGTGCTTCAATGTGTTTCAGCTCGTCATTCATCAGGACAAGGTTTTACTGCATGCTTTCACTCTGTACAAACTGCAGCTGGAGTGCAGCACACAGATAACATGACACCAGCACATCAGCAAACAATAAGCCCAAATACCCCCTCATACAACCCCCCTACACActcgctcgtgtgtgtgtgtgtgtgtgtgtgtgtgtgtgtgtgtgtgtgtgtgtgtgtgtgtgtgtgcatgcatgcatgtgttatatattttactgttCTGATGTTTAAAGTCACAAAGTCTTCACATTGGTGtagatgtaaaaaatatatatatatttatcgctgtgtaattttatcattttgagaataaagaaataagagaTTGTATgacagaaggaaggaaaaagaaagaaagaaagaaagaaagaaagaaagaaagaaagaaagaaagaaagaaagaaagaaagaaagaaagaaaaagtaaaaaggaaagaaagaaaagttatttgcattataatttaaaatgtgtatAGGTGGTTAATTAGTGTATTAGGTGTTAATTAGTGTATTTATGATTGATTAGTGTTAAATTGGTTTGTGTTAATAAACCAATAATACACTAATTATTGGTTTATTAGGTgttaatttgtgtatttgtgattAATTAgtgtattattgttttattaggtGTTAATTAGTGTATTGCTGGTTAAGGAATTAAAGAAGAGAGATACACAGTTACTGCACCAACACAGTAAATGTACTAATCTCTACACACAGCCTCTTAAACCTCAGGCAAAGCcttaaaagatttttattgaaattaatagtgtgtggttttgtggcTGGTCACAGAGCGAAGTACACAAACCAATTTTATAAGAAAGTATTTCATATTAACTTTAATATTAACtttgtctctcttgctctctctctctctctctctctctctctctctctctctcttgctctctctttctatcagcCCCTCTCTGCCATGCATGGGGGCGGAGCTGCACGCCTCCGTCGTGACCTGCGTGATGCGTTGCCTTATGAGGCTCAGATGATGTCATACCCTCCTGCTGGATTGAATGGGCGGGGCAATGATCTGTACTACCAGCCAGAGGCCTTGCGAGCACAGGGGCTGGGCCACGCCCTACATCGCCTGGAGAACGATCAGAGGCAGGAGCAGGAGGCAGCCTACCTGGCAGGTATACTGCGCCTCCTGAGCGAGGCTGAGAATAACGCCCAAGCCAGAccagaggaagatgaagagcaGGTGGAAGGTGACTTCCAGGAATCATACCCACCAGACTATGATGAGACAGAGCAGACAGTGAGCATGGCAAAACCCCAGGCACTGCTGGACCCCCAGCTCACTGAGGCTCTGCTCAGCCGATACAGGCAGGAGCGGATGCTGCAGGCAGGGCAGGACCAAGACCAGGAGATGCTTCGGTGAgaaaaacactgtttattgtctttaaaCTTCTACCACgttcttgtttctatagtaacagcccATTCTTGGGCACATaaattaactgtaataataaagaaaaaatataagaattactgaaaagaaagaaaaagaaagaaagaaagaaagaatgaatgaatgaatgaatgaatgatttctattttatataaaatttataataataaataataaattcaaataaaaaatgtatatatatatatatacatttttcatttttcaaatattcattttttcaagtatttaaataatcaaataagcattatttgtaaaatagaggaataaaacaccccAAATTATTAGGAAATATTCAGCGACAGGTTGCAAAACACAGCTCTTAGCATCAGATTGCATCACAGCACCcagttgttgattattttcctgtaacaataCGCACCTGAGTCTCTTCTCGCTACTCTCCAAGTTATGGGTCAGTGTTTTGAATCCCACGACTACCTGGTGGACTGGGTTGAAagaaatatgatttaaaaaaatcaataaaccaTTAATTAATCCGTTTAGACAGATATTAGTGCCTTATGCCCAATCTGCAGGATTATAACATGTATTTATCTCTGCAGAAACTACAAGATAGTCAGTGAACAGCCTggtaaaaattaataaatcagtGGATTCACACTTCTAAAGCCTGGCAGTTCTGACTGGCTGTAACTAACAAAGATGGCAGACAAAAGCAGAcgactgtaaataaaacacagtcacatgaTGTGCTTCATTTGCTGCAGATCTGTGTGGCAATTTAAaggcagaaagaaaaagctACACACTGCAACAAATGGCCGTTTGCTTGTAATATCTGAAGTTggacagaaaacaaaatggcTTCTCACTCCTTCATAGACCTGAGAAGCAGCGATGCTGTAAACATGATGCAGATTTCATCCTGCTGCTAGGATAATAGTCCCTTTATAACAGTGATTACCTCAGCCTCTATCACTAAGTCTATTattcaactcaattcaattttattaatGTAGCTCTCTCAAAACAAACcgcattacaaaacaaaaagatttgGCTCTTTAATAAACCATCTAGAAGTAacgtgaggaagaaaccatgaagggaaccaaactcaaaaggGAAACCATCTGACAATAGATCATTATTCGTCTGCAACTGTATATTGTAGAAGCATGCAGTAAATAGTGTGTTAAAGGGATCTTCAGTAGTGTGAATAAGAGACCTGGGATGAGCACAAGATCGTTTgtaattacagcagcagttcttaGGTCTACAGAATTTATGTTAGATTATTCACAGAATCATCAAGCACTGAGCATATCTGTAAATAGACACATTTTTACCACACATCTGCATTCTAAACCAACAATTAACACCCTTATCCTCATTTCTAATACTTTACATCCAGGATGCTGGTGGAGAAGGTCCTCTCAAGCCTGGTGTCTCAAAATCAGCTGAATCCATCCAACCGCCGAGGCAAATGGGAAGTGGCAGCAGCAGCCAGCATCGGACGTGACAGATCGACACCTCTGAGACGAGCTAGGCGCTCTCTAGACTCCTCCACCGCCTCCTCCCCTGATGCTGAGGCCTCACTCATGCGGGTCAAGCGAGTGGGCGATGAAGACCATGATGATTTTGCTGGTCAGAACAACCGCTCACCTCAcgctggcctgcagaggatgAAGCGCATCGACACAGATCTGCCTCCACCCGCTAAGCACAGCCGCAAACGCCGCTCGGTGACCTACGACCCTGAGCTCATCGCTCAGCACATCATTCAGTACCtaagaaagtgagagagtgagagagggagagagagagagagagagagagagagagagagagagagagagagagaaagagagagatagaaagattGCAACAGTTCACATGCAGACAGATATACGTGAAAACTCACCGTTATCTGCTTATGTCTGGCAAACCAATGTATCTGCTTCAGCGCTATAATAAAATCGTAAACACGTTTAATTATCTGTTCCACACGCTAACGCAAATGAGCCaatctcatttttataatatttatggGTTTGCAGTAGATGCAGTGATACACTGGTCAGTCCTGATAGTTAAGATGTTGGCACTGACATCACTTGAGTTCCACTTGAGTTCCACTTGAgaccaaaatgttttttttaaactctcttAATCAGTAAACAGTAAATCATTTTGAAAATCATTCAAGGTGACATCATCAAAATAGGTCATTCTCAGTTATCCTAAAGTGCTACAAACCAAAGCCTTTCCAAATTGCAAACGAGTAATGGACCATTAATGGCCCATACACGCCACTTTATCTAGCCCACATAATCCTTGAGGATTAACAGCAACAAATTTATGACAATTAAGCTGCCAGGACACAGCCGTAAACAGCCCTGATGAGCGCCCATGTATAAAACTGGGTCCAAATTGCAATTCATTTGTCCCATTGGTTCTTTACCTAATGCTGTTTTTTGGTTACTTCCTATTGAACAATAGATCTTTTAGTGAAATAACCGGCCCTTATGTTCTTAAACCAAATCCTATTTGGCTTGGATTATATGGTTCTTTGTGATCAACCCTCTAACCCACAGGTTCCCATACCCTGTATCCAGCGAACGTCAGTGTTTtcagcttagtggttaacattGGACTACTGTTTGGAATttcgtgagttcaaatcccagtacTGCCGATGCTGGGACAATGACCCGGGTCTCTAAccatcaactgctcagttgtataaatgtaatataatataagtcACtatagataagggtgtctgctaaattccTTACATGTTAATGTAGTCTTACCAGTCATTCCTGAGTTAAAGTGTGTCTTAGAGCTCAGGGGACATTGAGAAGGTTGAGAAGGACCAGGGTTGTGAAGCTGTAGACACTATTGACACTATAGTAGACACTATTCAGTGGATAGAGTCCTAGGTTTTCTTCATAGCATATTTCaacagaaatacaaaagaaTGACAGAAGTCTACGAGCACACATAAAAACCCTAAAATGTGTTTCTATGTTTCTAAAATGTGACTTCTATCAAGCTTTTACTGTACAAGGCAGCGGTGAATTATTAgtaaaggttgtgagtttaaatcccaggatcACTAATCGCTAATTCACGGACCCTTGAATCAGGTGCTTAACCTTTAATTTGCTGAGTCGTAGCTTGTCTCGCTTGTAAGTCAATTTTGATAAAAGCATCTACATACCGTATATAAAAGTTAGCAATCAATACCGTTACGATGCTCTTGGGTCTTGAGACTCTCGAGTCTCTTGTCACGGTAcgcttgagagtttcatctaaATGTCTATCAGAAAACTGATGAGGATCATTCTAGTTAGTCTGAAAGACTGATGAGCTACGATGTAGTACTTCAGGAACAGAGAGGGTTCATCTGTTCAAGGGTCCAACTGTTGCAGCTTAATTGTaccgggaatcgaactcacaaccttattTATCAGCATCCCAATGCATGAACCATTGAGACACCACTTCCTCAAAATATCGTACAGTATAAGGAAGGGCAGGATGGATATGTATAGGATGACTGTCTTTCAAGAGCAACTGGTGGTTGCATCGAATTATGAACCTGTTCAGCACTGAGGATCTGAAAACACTGATTTGCTGTTTCCAGCACTGTAATACCGTAAAGGATTGTCCTTATCTATGACCTGTACTGAGAACCTGATCCAATTTGCCCAGTCTGCACCAAAGATAGCATCACCCAGTGGCTTATCAGCCTTAGATATCAAGAGTTAGATTTAGTGAAAAACCGAGTGACGtttttgtcgttgttgttgtcgtcTTTGTCTTAACATATAgttggaccaaaaaaaaaaatccaaacatgaCTAAATGCCACCAATGACCAAAATGCCGATTGGTGTTATTCCATCATTAAGGAGTTGAAATGGTTCATGAAGCAAAAACTAAGACAAGACACTGTTTTCACTGAAACTGTGAGATATTTTAATGTAGTAGCAGAAGATTGTGCTTGAATAATGACCACAAAACACGTCGCAACGATCACACTTTTGTAGCATCATAGAGCCAGACACGAGTTCAGGCACGAGGGTCACTGACAATATTGtccattacattattatttaaatatatcaaatTTCATCCAACTCAATTTATCGGTCGATGGGCCGAACCTTTTGTACTAAGACGTCAGACGCTGGCAGTGAAGCACAGAGCACCGAGTTAACACTTTGGGTCCGATAAGTAAAATTAGGCGTTAACTGAGCACTGTGTCGGTTCTGCCCTGTCTCGTGTTTGGACGGAGTTTGACCTGTGTGTATTACTGAAACCTACTCTGACCGTCTTCGCTGTGGAAGAGTCGATCGCTGTTGTTCTGCTTCCCCTTTGCTTCGCCAGTGGCTTTAGTACGTTAACGTGCCAACGAATCGATGACGCCGGCTGTGTTTTTACACGTCACCTCTCCTTTGGAGTTCCCTCTCTGATTACTCTGATATGAGAATATGTGCAAGAAACTGTGTTTTTGAATCATATCGATACTTACGCTTTTACTTTCCTTGTCTGTGTGGTTATGAAATCTTAATCTTATAAATCTTATGCATCTGTGAGTTTGCAGGTGAgattgtgaaataaaaatgagaaaaaaatacggagttataataataataaaaaacaacaacatggatGTCGATGTCAATCTCGCTCGAATCCCTGTGAGTCTTTGTGTACTCGTCGATGCTCGCACTGTCGGTGAGCTGTGTCGTTAATGCGATGTGTAATAAACGCTGATTGCGATGCTTCATGAAAATGCGTCTGAAAACGCTAATGATGTAATTCCTCTTTTAATTGCCAAAGATGAATATTGAGTTAATcaccttgtgtgtgttattaagaTATTGTAATTCAGGTTATTAAAACGACTAAATTTAATCGTTTAAGTTTCAGATGAATATGAAATTAAACCATTAATTCAATCAAAATCTTATCCAAGGTTCACAC
Proteins encoded in this window:
- the pcsk1nl gene encoding proprotein convertase subtilisin/kexin type 1 inhibitor, like, which produces MSGPRTSSVLLLICVALIQSSLLESKPLSAMHGGGAARLRRDLRDALPYEAQMMSYPPAGLNGRGNDLYYQPEALRAQGLGHALHRLENDQRQEQEAAYLAGILRLLSEAENNAQARPEEDEEQVEGDFQESYPPDYDETEQTVSMAKPQALLDPQLTEALLSRYRQERMLQAGQDQDQEMLRMLVEKVLSSLVSQNQLNPSNRRGKWEVAAAASIGRDRSTPLRRARRSLDSSTASSPDAEASLMRVKRVGDEDHDDFAGQNNRSPHAGLQRMKRIDTDLPPPAKHSRKRRSVTYDPELIAQHIIQYLRK